A genomic segment from Gracilinanus agilis isolate LMUSP501 chromosome 1, AgileGrace, whole genome shotgun sequence encodes:
- the ACKR2 gene encoding atypical chemokine receptor 2, with translation MAATFPPASSASTSLENTSLYDYYYFENFPDTVCRKEAILSFGQVFLPIFYSLVFVLGLGGNLFFLIVLLYSARSRRVTEIYLLNLVVSNLLFTITLPFWGVSVAWHWGFGEVLCKIICTLYTTSLYGSIFFLGCMSLDKYLDVVHAQTHHRQWTSAKSRLLSGGVWTAALVLSIPDLVFARLQEGPSGRQNCHLDFGENGPVWKLLLRFQQSTLGFILPLFTMVFFYTRISCVLTVLRPRGRSRALRRAALLVVTFFALWGPYNITLFLHSLQDLQVLDSCEVSKRLDYALQVTESIAFLHCCLSPFLYLFVHHRLKKHLKKVLEVIFKRCRESAAHPSQASYSDSYSTDQEEMTSTGNLEQSLQDHRI, from the coding sequence ATGGCAGCCACCTTTCCTCCTGCCTCATCTGCATCAACTAGCCTTGAAAACACCAGCCTCTATGACTATTACTACTTTGAAAATTTCCCAGATACTGTCTGTAGGAAGGAAGCCATCCTGTCCTTTGGCCAAGTGTTCCTGCCCATCTTCTACTCCTTGGTTTTTGTCCTGGGTCTGGGAGGGaaccttttcttcctcattgttCTCCTCTACTCTGCCCGTAGCAGACGGGTAACTGAGATATACCTGCTCAACCTGGTTGTTTCCAATCTCCTCTTCACCATAACCTTGCCTTTCTGGGGGGTGTCTGTAGCCTGGCACTGGGGCTTTGGGGAGGTCCTCTGTAAAATCATATGTACCCTTTATACCACCAGCCTATATGGCAGTATCTTCTTTCTTGGCTGTATGAGCCTGGATAAGTATCTGGATGTTGTCCATGCCCAGACCCACCATCGTCAGTGGACATCAGCAAAGAGCCGGCTCCTTTCAGGTGGTGTGTGGACAGCGGCCCTGGTGCTTTCCATCCCTGACCTGGTCTTTGCTCGACTGCAGGAAGGCCCTAGTGGGAGGCAGAATTGCCATCTGGACTTTGGAGAAAATGGACCTGTATGGAAGTTGCTTCTTCGCTTTCAGCAGAGTACTCTGGGATTTATCCTCCCACTTTTCACCATGGTCTTCTTCTACACTCGAATAAGCTGTGTCCTCACAGTCCTGAGACCTCGGGGAAGGAGCCGAGCCCTGCGGAGAGCTGCATTACTGGTGGTGACCTTCTTTGCATTGTGGGGCCCCTACAACATTACGCTGTTCTTGCACTCACTGCAGGACTTACAGGTCCTGGATAGCTGTGAGGTCAGCAAGCGTCTAGACTATGCCCTTCAGGTGACAGAGAGCATTGCTTTCCTCCACTGctgcctttctcctttcctctatcTTTTTGTTCACCATCGGCTCAAGAAGCATCTCAAAAAGGTTCTGGAAGTCATCTTCAAGAGATGCAGGGAATCTGCTGCCCATCCCTCTCAGGCCAGTTATTCAGATAGTTATTCCACAGACcaagaagaaatgacaagcacTGGCAATCTGGAACAAAGTttacaggatcatagaatttag